The following proteins come from a genomic window of Methylorubrum populi:
- a CDS encoding DUF2336 domain-containing protein: MSSSVAEAPDLSGLIELSRDPALDLKPVILRVQTDLFLTAPVHDRAILQAFESLAAGLIPTVDADTLRIVAEKLDGCPDVPAGVRAALEARGFPLAPPREPGTEAEADRAIAANPGALIGTRTLERLVARARTDAALAHTLLGRPDIPPADLAPLWLFAEPEQRRAIAEAVEATAALRPCPSTPRTLATSLVEHSHARDVQAFVTALGNGLGLPPNYLSAAIDPAARYDLLTLALRAADLREGEAVFVFLTLNDSVARSVDRVFALVTLFRETSRATARDLLCAILGVPVMERAGGEHQPLHGPEARRPAPAAAERGGLRTILPTRLRRTS, translated from the coding sequence ATGTCCTCATCGGTCGCCGAAGCGCCGGACCTGTCCGGCCTCATCGAGCTCTCGCGCGATCCCGCGCTCGACCTGAAGCCCGTGATCCTTCGGGTGCAGACCGACCTGTTCCTGACGGCTCCGGTCCATGACCGGGCGATCCTCCAGGCCTTTGAGTCCCTCGCGGCGGGCCTGATCCCGACGGTGGACGCGGACACGCTGCGCATCGTCGCCGAGAAGCTCGACGGCTGCCCCGACGTGCCGGCCGGCGTCCGCGCCGCGCTGGAAGCGCGCGGATTTCCCCTGGCCCCGCCCCGCGAGCCGGGGACGGAGGCCGAAGCCGACCGGGCGATCGCGGCAAATCCCGGCGCGCTGATCGGCACCCGAACCCTGGAGCGCCTCGTCGCCCGCGCCCGCACCGATGCGGCCCTCGCCCACACCCTGCTCGGCCGGCCCGACATTCCGCCCGCCGACCTTGCGCCCCTCTGGCTCTTCGCGGAGCCGGAGCAGCGCCGCGCCATCGCCGAGGCGGTCGAGGCGACCGCGGCCCTGCGCCCCTGCCCGTCGACGCCCAGGACGCTGGCGACGAGCCTCGTCGAGCATTCCCACGCCCGCGACGTGCAGGCCTTCGTCACCGCGCTCGGGAACGGGCTCGGCCTGCCGCCGAACTATCTCAGCGCCGCCATCGATCCGGCCGCCCGCTACGACCTGCTGACGCTCGCCCTGCGGGCGGCGGATCTGCGCGAGGGCGAGGCGGTCTTCGTCTTCCTCACGCTCAACGACAGCGTGGCGCGCTCGGTCGATCGGGTGTTCGCCCTCGTCACGCTGTTCCGCGAAACGAGCCGGGCCACCGCCCGCGACCTTCTCTGCGCGATCCTCGGCGTGCCGGTGATGGAGCGCGCGGGCGGCGAGCACCAGCCGCTGCACGGCCCCGAGGCCCGGCGTCCCGCCCCGGCCGCGGCCGAGCGCGGAGGCTTGCGCACCATTCTCCCGACGCGCCTGCGCCGCACGAGCTGA
- a CDS encoding DUF1491 family protein, which yields MPRLRSDFWVSAQLRRLNGEGIPAVQRRRGAAEAGAIFVKVDRLDGTADLYGPAPQALIEAEDPGDRLFTAILAAAPSPDVEERIAREIRFDSDLWIVEIDDREGRHGLPLVE from the coding sequence ATGCCACGCCTCCGCTCGGATTTCTGGGTCTCCGCGCAGCTGCGCCGCCTCAACGGCGAGGGCATCCCCGCGGTGCAGCGCCGCCGCGGCGCGGCGGAAGCGGGGGCGATCTTCGTCAAGGTCGACCGGCTCGACGGCACCGCCGACCTCTACGGCCCGGCCCCCCAGGCGCTGATCGAGGCGGAGGATCCGGGCGACCGCCTGTTCACGGCGATCCTTGCCGCCGCGCCGTCGCCGGATGTGGAGGAGCGGATCGCCCGTGAGATTCGCTTCGATTCCGATCTCTGGATCGTCGAGATCGACGACCGCGAGGGCCGGCACGGCCTACCGCTCGTGGAGTAG
- a CDS encoding peptidoglycan-binding domain-containing protein — MREPPARRDQREIVVPGDMRVGRSPAKSPRRKPAPRGPAASGWQASVLTAANGAGRFCLRYPGGVFGTLLGAGAAIYVCVNAMGLQAGPHPAPILPTVEPKPVAGKPAPQPVREVRAVETPKPAPAREVPAAPRDAIADMIRSGETTASVTPRAERRPEPKPAAKEKAEVAKTETAKPETAKPDPAVIRVQRALTKLGYGPLKDDGLMGPGTKAAIEKFERDRKLPVKGEAAGPTLRALTREMTAKASG, encoded by the coding sequence ATGCGCGAGCCGCCCGCCCGACGGGATCAGCGCGAGATCGTCGTCCCCGGTGACATGCGGGTCGGACGAAGCCCGGCCAAGTCGCCGCGCCGCAAGCCGGCTCCGCGCGGACCCGCGGCCTCCGGCTGGCAGGCCTCCGTCCTGACTGCGGCGAACGGGGCCGGACGGTTCTGCCTGCGCTATCCCGGCGGCGTGTTCGGAACGCTGCTCGGCGCCGGGGCGGCGATCTATGTCTGCGTCAACGCCATGGGCCTCCAGGCCGGGCCGCATCCGGCGCCGATCCTGCCGACCGTCGAGCCGAAGCCGGTGGCGGGAAAGCCTGCGCCGCAGCCGGTGCGGGAGGTTCGCGCGGTGGAGACGCCGAAGCCCGCGCCTGCGCGGGAGGTGCCGGCAGCGCCCCGTGACGCGATCGCCGACATGATCCGTTCCGGCGAGACGACGGCCTCGGTCACCCCGAGGGCGGAGCGCAGGCCCGAGCCGAAGCCGGCCGCGAAGGAGAAGGCCGAGGTGGCGAAGACGGAGACCGCCAAGCCCGAGACCGCCAAGCCCGATCCCGCCGTGATCCGTGTCCAGCGCGCGCTGACCAAGCTCGGCTACGGCCCGCTCAAGGATGACGGCCTGATGGGGCCCGGCACGAAGGCGGCGATCGAGAAGTTCGAGCGCGACCGCAAGCTGCCGGTGAAGGGCGAGGCCGCCGGACCGACCCTGCGCGCCCTGACCCGCGAGATGACCGCCAAGGCGAGCGGCTGA
- a CDS encoding sensor histidine kinase, whose product MVVLRKDGALASLFDARLAGLVHASVVAEPGVRFRHERFLISRLATGVVMMAGLPPYLVWRGVPSGIEAIAIASLFLPLFAAVVLSRTGSLWVAHALSSLGLTGIVVCLAALTGGASSAAAIWLVAVPLEAMISGSRRATIAASVIAVLGAFAIALSGYLPIGSLALDWPNAIVMPVFAVTAIGHIAAQAMEHMRREGEWRARMRDNEARDRLLLSAIDDLVTWHDANGRVLEASGSAARFVGAEASRLRGHGLLDRVHIGDRPALLQAISDVAAHGAPATVPFRLHLDAPRADGSRTIFAEMRAHRIEAGLAGANGSTVVAVTRDVSEHRRHAQELDRARAEAERADEVKTHFLATVSHELRTPLNAIIGFSDVLGGEGAVSLSPERSREYAGIIAQSGRHLLDVVNTLLDISRIRGGHFDFQPEPVDVEALLRSCCDLMRLKADASGITLVSAPVPAGCALVADARACRQMLINLISNAVKFTPRGGRVEVMVRRGGAYLDLVVSDNGIGITEADLPRLGDPFFQVGGGYGRSHEGTGLGLSVVRGLAGLHGGAVSVESAPGKGTAVTVTLPLDCSRAKAAAATAGKAASGGAKIVPAQNQPAPIRTSVRGAAVSEPVPEPIRLPVGLFDPAPPSADAPMRRAG is encoded by the coding sequence GTGGTGGTGTTGCGTAAAGACGGTGCCCTTGCCTCCCTCTTCGATGCCCGTCTCGCCGGGCTGGTCCACGCCTCCGTCGTGGCCGAGCCGGGCGTGCGGTTCCGCCACGAGCGCTTCCTGATCTCGCGGCTGGCCACCGGCGTCGTGATGATGGCGGGCCTCCCGCCCTACCTCGTCTGGCGCGGGGTCCCGAGCGGCATCGAGGCGATCGCCATCGCGAGCCTGTTCCTGCCGCTGTTTGCCGCCGTCGTCCTGTCGCGCACCGGCTCGCTGTGGGTCGCGCATGCCCTGTCCTCGCTCGGCCTGACCGGCATCGTCGTCTGCCTCGCCGCGCTGACCGGCGGCGCGAGCTCGGCCGCCGCGATCTGGCTCGTGGCGGTGCCGCTGGAGGCGATGATTTCCGGCTCGCGCCGGGCGACGATCGCGGCCTCCGTCATCGCCGTCCTCGGCGCCTTCGCGATCGCGCTGAGCGGCTACCTGCCCATCGGCAGCCTCGCCCTCGACTGGCCCAACGCCATCGTCATGCCGGTCTTCGCCGTGACCGCCATCGGTCACATCGCGGCGCAGGCCATGGAGCACATGCGCCGCGAAGGCGAGTGGCGCGCGCGCATGCGGGACAATGAGGCCCGCGACCGCCTGCTGCTCTCGGCCATCGACGACCTCGTGACGTGGCACGACGCCAACGGCCGGGTGCTGGAGGCGAGCGGCTCGGCCGCCCGCTTCGTCGGCGCCGAGGCGAGCCGCCTGCGCGGCCACGGCCTGCTCGACCGGGTGCATATCGGCGACCGTCCGGCGCTGCTCCAGGCAATCAGCGATGTCGCCGCCCACGGCGCGCCGGCGACCGTGCCCTTCCGCCTGCACCTCGACGCGCCCCGCGCCGACGGCAGCCGCACCATCTTCGCCGAGATGCGCGCCCACCGGATCGAGGCGGGGCTGGCCGGCGCCAACGGCTCGACCGTCGTCGCCGTGACCCGCGACGTGTCCGAGCACCGCCGCCACGCGCAGGAGCTCGACCGCGCCCGCGCCGAGGCCGAGCGCGCCGACGAGGTGAAGACCCACTTCCTCGCCACCGTCAGCCACGAGTTGCGCACGCCCCTCAACGCCATCATCGGCTTCTCGGACGTGCTGGGCGGGGAGGGCGCGGTGAGCCTCTCGCCGGAGCGCTCGCGCGAATATGCCGGGATCATCGCCCAGTCCGGGCGTCACCTGCTCGACGTGGTCAACACGCTGCTCGACATCTCGCGCATCCGCGGCGGGCATTTCGACTTCCAGCCCGAGCCGGTCGATGTCGAAGCGCTGCTGCGAAGCTGCTGCGACCTGATGCGGCTCAAGGCCGATGCCTCGGGCATCACCCTGGTGAGCGCCCCCGTGCCCGCCGGCTGCGCCCTCGTGGCCGATGCCCGCGCCTGCCGCCAGATGCTGATCAACCTGATCTCGAACGCGGTGAAGTTCACGCCGCGCGGCGGGCGGGTCGAGGTGATGGTGCGCCGGGGCGGGGCCTATCTCGACCTCGTGGTGAGCGACAACGGCATCGGCATCACCGAGGCCGACCTGCCGCGGCTCGGCGACCCCTTCTTCCAGGTCGGCGGCGGCTACGGCCGGAGCCACGAGGGCACCGGGCTCGGCCTCTCCGTGGTGCGCGGCCTCGCCGGGCTGCATGGCGGCGCCGTCTCGGTCGAGAGCGCCCCCGGCAAGGGCACGGCCGTCACCGTGACGCTGCCGCTCGATTGCAGCCGCGCCAAGGCCGCCGCGGCGACCGCCGGCAAGGCGGCTTCCGGTGGCGCGAAGATCGTCCCGGCGCAGAACCAGCCGGCGCCGATCCGCACCTCGGTGCGGGGCGCGGCGGTATCGGAGCCGGTGCCCGAGCCGATCCGCCTGCCGGTCGGCCTGTTCGACCCCGCTCCGCCTTCGGCGGACGCCCCGATGCGCCGCGCCGGATGA
- the cydB gene encoding cytochrome d ubiquinol oxidase subunit II: MFGFGSEYEGLAFWLPLVWAGLLALAVAMYVVIDGFDLGVGILFTAARPGNWRDRMMLSVAPIWDGNETWLVLGGGGLFAVFSVAYAILLPALYLPIILMLIALIFRGVAFEFRFKAERSQVVWDNAFHYGSLVATFAQGMVLGAFVQGFQTEGRGFSGGTFDWLTPFSVMTGIGLVCGYGLLGATWCVMKTSGELEIWSRIKAKQFLIGTVVSMAIVSAWVPFLGLHIQWRWFSWPNVLFVAPVPLLTAFVCWRIWKAIEDGREVAPFLLSIALFLLGFLGLAISLFPYIVPPKLTIWQAANATSALQFALVGYAVVMPLTLAYTAYAYWVFRGKIEENPNAASYH; this comes from the coding sequence ATGTTCGGCTTCGGAAGCGAGTACGAGGGCTTGGCCTTCTGGCTGCCGCTGGTTTGGGCTGGCCTGCTGGCGCTCGCGGTGGCGATGTATGTCGTCATCGACGGGTTCGACCTCGGGGTCGGCATCCTCTTCACCGCCGCACGGCCCGGCAACTGGCGCGACCGGATGATGCTCTCGGTGGCACCGATCTGGGACGGCAACGAGACCTGGCTCGTGCTCGGCGGCGGCGGGCTGTTCGCGGTGTTCTCGGTCGCCTACGCGATCCTGCTTCCGGCACTCTACCTGCCGATCATCCTGATGCTGATCGCGCTGATCTTCCGCGGGGTCGCCTTCGAGTTCCGCTTCAAGGCCGAGCGCTCGCAGGTGGTCTGGGACAACGCGTTCCACTACGGCTCGCTGGTCGCGACCTTCGCGCAGGGCATGGTGCTCGGCGCCTTCGTCCAGGGTTTCCAGACCGAAGGACGGGGCTTCTCCGGCGGCACCTTCGATTGGCTGACCCCCTTCAGCGTCATGACCGGCATCGGCCTCGTCTGCGGCTACGGGCTGCTCGGCGCGACGTGGTGCGTGATGAAGACCTCGGGCGAACTGGAGATCTGGTCGCGGATCAAGGCCAAGCAGTTCCTGATCGGCACCGTCGTCTCGATGGCGATCGTCAGCGCCTGGGTGCCGTTCCTGGGACTGCACATCCAGTGGCGCTGGTTCTCCTGGCCGAACGTTCTGTTCGTGGCCCCCGTGCCGCTGCTGACCGCCTTCGTCTGCTGGCGGATCTGGAAGGCGATCGAGGACGGGCGCGAGGTCGCACCCTTCCTCCTCTCGATCGCCCTGTTCCTGCTCGGCTTCCTCGGCCTCGCGATCAGCCTGTTCCCCTACATCGTGCCGCCCAAGCTCACGATCTGGCAGGCGGCCAACGCGACCTCGGCCCTGCAATTCGCCCTGGTCGGCTACGCGGTGGTGATGCCGCTGACGCTGGCCTACACGGCCTATGCCTACTGGGTCTTCCGGGGGAAGATCGAGGAGAACCCGAACGCGGCGAGCTATCATTGA